The genomic region GCCCTTCTATCGGGAAGAAAGGAGATTGATGAGGCCGATGTAAATGCTGGAATGGAACTGGTCAACCGGAGGAATTTGGTCCGGACCGGGTGCGCCTGAGATGAAAATCACGGCCCTTGGAACAGGAGATGTCGTCGGAACGCCGAAGATCGGCTGCGACTGTCCGATCTGCAGCGAAGCAAAGGCAGCCGGAATACAGCGGCTTCGGACCTCCCTGCTGATCGAGCATAAGGGTCTTCATCTTTTGATCGACACCGGTCCGGATATGCGTGCCCAGCTGTTGGCTGCCGGCTCACCGCGTATCGATGCGGTCATCTGGACCCATGGTCATTACGATCATTTCATGGGATTCGGTGATTTTTATCGGGTCCAGCGGGAACCGATCTCGGTGTACGGGGCTCCTGAGGTTCTGAAGTACTGCGGCGGTATCTTCTCCTTCATTCCTCACGTGGAACATCCTGTCCATCCATTTGAACCGACGGAGATTTGCGGCATGGAGGTTACGCTCTTTCCGGTCGTTCACGATACACCGACGTACGGACTCAGGATCACCGCGGACGGCAAAACGTTCGTATACTCCTGTGATACACGTGCCGAGCTCTCTGAAGCATCGCTTGAACAGATGAAAGGCGCCGATCTTTTACTGCTCGACGGAATATTCCCGCCGGGAGTGAACATCACCAAGCACATGAATATAGAGGATGCAGAACATCTCGCAGAAAAACTGGCACCAAAAGAGTTCTGGTGTGTTCATATGAGTCATAAAATACCCTGGAACTATCCTCACGGTGCACGGGATATGCAGACCTGGACTTTATAAGATTTTTTTTTAATTGTCCTGAGTCGGCAAGTTTATCTCATTTTGCGTACACTTAACTATTAGCGCTTTTAGCTGTTTAAATAAAAACAGCGTTTTATGAATT from Methanocorpusculum sp. harbors:
- a CDS encoding MBL fold metallo-hydrolase; translation: MKITALGTGDVVGTPKIGCDCPICSEAKAAGIQRLRTSLLIEHKGLHLLIDTGPDMRAQLLAAGSPRIDAVIWTHGHYDHFMGFGDFYRVQREPISVYGAPEVLKYCGGIFSFIPHVEHPVHPFEPTEICGMEVTLFPVVHDTPTYGLRITADGKTFVYSCDTRAELSEASLEQMKGADLLLLDGIFPPGVNITKHMNIEDAEHLAEKLAPKEFWCVHMSHKIPWNYPHGARDMQTWTL